GGTCTATATCGTAATTTTTTGTCAGTTGTTTAGAAATGACCACTTTAGGCGAACCATATTCAAATACGGTTTCAACATCTGTAAAGTTATGAGATTTAGCATAATCAACATATTCAGCAAATAAGTTTTCAGCTTGCTTACGAATTTCATCTGAAAAATTTCCTTCAAATCCAGTAGGTGTTTGAAGAGAACGAGTATCGATGACATGTGATAATAGAAGCTTCGCATGATTTCGTTTGGCAACTTCAATGGCTTTGTCAAATGCTAGTTTTGCTTCTTTTGAACCATCAATTGGAACGAGAATTTTTTCATATTCATGAAACATAAAATCACATCCTTATTCTTGATACTCTCATTATACACCTAAATTAAGGGAATGAAAAGGGAACCAAAAAGGAAGAAAATAGGAATTTAGGTAAAGAAAAACCACTCACGAAGAGTGGCCTAAAGTTAATAACTTTATATAGATTTCCAACGATGCCGTTTGATGTATTTGTTAGTTTGAACCCGCATCTAAAGCAGGTGGGCTTCTATGTATTACTTCCTAACTACCAAGTGAAAAGGCTTGTTATCAGTAACATCAATCTGAATCCCTAAAAAGTCGTAAATTGTTCGGTCAACACTTAGTAAATACCGCGCACATCATAGATCTCTATGTCATTATAGTAGCACATGAATAGGTGAAATGCAATAAATTTTTGGTACCGATTTCTTAAGAAATCACTAATTATTTTGACGATATTTTTGGTATTGTTTCATCAAGGCTTCCTCATAGGAAGAGGTTGGTTCTGCCTTAAAATATTCCTCATTTTTAAGAGCATCTGGCAAGTATTGTTGCTTTACAAAATGTTCAGGGTAGTCATGAGGATATTTATATCCAATGCCACGTCCTAACTTTGGAGCTCCTGAATAATGAGCATCTTTTAAGTAATCTGGAATACTTATTGCGCGACCTTTTCTGACATCCGATAAGGCACTATCGATTGAGCGAATAGCCGTATTTGATTTAGGTGAAAGGGCAAGTTCGATAATCGCATTTGCTAGTGGAATTCGAGCTTCCGGTAAACCTAGTCTTTCCGCAGCTTGCACAGCTGAGACAGCGCGAGCAGCTCCTTGAGGATTTCCTAGTCCAATATCTTCGTAGGAAATAACTAAGAGTCGTCTCATTAGACTTGTGAGATCTCCAGCTTCTATTAAACGAGCAGCGTAATGCAAAGCCGCATTTACATCTGAACCTCTAATGGATTTTTGAAGAGCAGAGATGACATCGTAATGGTGATCTCCGTCCTTATCGTAGGAGAGTGCCTTTCTTTGGATACATTCTTCAGCGATTTGAATCGTAATATGAATGATTCCATCTTCTCCAGGTTCAGTAGATTTCGCCGCTAGTTCAAGTGCGTTTAGGGCACTTCTAACGTCTCCGTTGGTACTACTTGCAAAGTGATTTAAGGCTTCTTCTGAGACGTCTAAATCAAGTTTTCCTAATCCACGTTCTTCATCTTCAATTGCATTGACGAGCGCCTTTATAATATCTTCAGGAGAGAGTGGTTTGAGTTCAAAAATTTGTGTACGACTGCGAATCGCTGGGTTAATTGATATATATGGATTCTCTGTCGTTGCTCCCACTAAAATAATTCGTCCGTTTTCTATATGCGGCAATAAAAAGTCTTGTTTCGTTTTATCGAGTCGATGAATTTCGTCCAGTAGCAAAATGACACTACCAGACATCTTTGCTTCTTCAGCAACGATTTGTAAATCTTTTTTTGTATCAGTTGCTGCATTTAGTTGTCTAAAGGATACTTTCGTACTTCCGCTAATAGCACTTGCAATACTAGTTTTCCCAGTTCCTGGAGGTCCGTATAAAATCATAGATGATAATTGTTTGGCCACAACCATACGATTGATAATTTTTCCAGGAGAGACAAGATGCTCTTGACCAATCACTTCTTCAATCGTTCGAGGTCGCATGCGGTAAGCGAGCGGTTGATGGTTCATTTCAGTTCCTCCTTAAATTTCTTTAAGTTAAGTGTATCATAAGTTGAAAGAATGATATAATAGGAAAGATTAAAACATCTTGTTAGGACAATAAATAGACTTCCCTTATAATAATATTGTTTGAAAGTGAGGAGAATGCATGGTGAATTATATAGATTATGCAGCAACAACTCCGGTTCATCCGGAAGTTTTAGAAGTGATTACAAAGGAAATGTCTTCTTTTGGGAATCCATCTAGTGTGTATCGCATTGGTCGTGAACAAAAACAAAAAATCGAACGTGTGAGAAAAGCTATTTTAAAAGAACTACAAGCCTCTCCACACGATGCCGTTATCTTTACTAGTTCAGGTTCAGAAGGAAATAATTTAGTATTCGAGAGTATTCGGGAGCATTTTGCAGAGGAAAAAGGACATATTATTATTTCCGCTGTAGAGCATCCTTCTGTTCGTAAATCAGCTGAATTTTTAGAACAAGATGGATTTGAGGTAACATATTTAGCTCCGAATAGAGACGGAAGTGTTGAGGTGTCGTCGGTTGAAAAAGCTCTAAGAGAAGATACTCGTCTTGTTTCTATCATGACCGTTAATAATGAAACAGGAGCCCGCTTTCCAATCGAAGAAATTGCAGCTCTTTTAAAAAACACGCCTACTTATTTTCATACAGATGCTGTTCAAGCCTTTGCACAAGAAGAAATTAATGTTGATGGTATCGACTACTTAACAGCTTCTGGGCATAAGATTTACGCGCCAAAAGGAATTGGATTTTTATATAAATCAAAAGATGCTCCTATTCACGCTTTAATTAAGGGTGGTGGACAAGAATTAGGGTTTAGAGCAGGAACAGAGAACGTTCCTTATATTTTGGGTCTGGAAAAAGCAATTCAAATTGTTGTAAATAGAAGAGACGAGTTAATTCAAACATATCAAAAGTTACGTGAGTACCTCATTGCTGAATTAACTCAAAAAGGCATTGCGTTTGAGATCAATGGTTTGGCTAATCCAAAGAATCCACATATATGTAATCTTTGGCTAAAAGGAAGAAAAGCAACGCAAACATTAATCTTTAATGATTTGAAAGATGTTTCAGTGTCTGCTGGATCTGCTTGTTCAGCCGGAAGCGTGCAAATTAGTCCGGTATTATCTGCAATGTATCCAGATGAAAGAGGTCGTCTTGAAGAGTCAATTAGACTTTCATTTGGAATGGGGTCAACGAAAGAGGATATTGATGCATTTGTGGATGCTCTCTGATAAAAGAGAGCTTTTGTTTAAAGGTAAAATATGGTAAACTAATTTTGTAGAAAAAGAAAGAGGAGAAACGTATATGGCATTTACACCAACTGCATCATTAAAAGGGTCAAACCAAGTATTTTCGGTTAGTCCAACATGTAAAGGATACACATTACGTGATAATGGCTTTACAGAAACAAAATCTGGAAATTTCCAACTAATTCGTAGTTTAGATAATACCATTGATGATCATCGTGGCTTAAAATTAAAAGTGATGGTTGACAAAGATAAAAAATCATTGAAAATTTCAACGGTTACTAAGAATGGTCTTCAAACAGTAGATTTGTATGGAAAATCAAATACAGCAATGGCTGTTGAAAAATTGGAATTCATTTTAGAAGGCTTAGTAGAACGTGGAGTTCTAGAAGTAACAACGAAATAAGGATAAAGAAAGAGAGACAGTTCAATTTGAACTGTCTCATTTATCATGCACGGGCAGAGTACCCTATGGACTGTTATTCGACTTCTGGTAGCGGTTTGAATTGTGCTACGAAGCTCAAGGTATCGCCAAAATAAAGATTCTCGCTAGGAACTTCATATAGCTCCTGCATTCTCTTGCTTAAAGAATATGGAAGATTAGTTGAATCTTTTTCATACTTCGTAAGCGTATCTTTGTTTATTTTAAGATATTTGGCGGCCTCTAACAGTGTTAAATTACGATTAACCCGTGCTGCTCGTAAAGAGATCATCATACACCTTCGCCCCCTTTTTCTCAATATAATTATAGTGAAAATGAAATCGTTTGTCAAAAGCACAACTGGGCAAAAATCCCAGTACTATCGCATTTTCAATGATTTTCAAGCAATTTTTTTGAAAAATTAAAAAATAAATTTAAAATTAAGGATAAATCTGACAACTCGACCTTCAAATCGACTAGTTCAGGAAATAAAAAGAAATGATGGTGAAAAAATGAGTAATGAAAAAATTAGGGTTGTTGTTGGCATGAGTGGAGGAGTGGATTCTTCCGTAACAGCTCTCTTATTAAAAGAGGCAGGATATGATGTCATCGGTATTTTTATGAAAAACTGGGATGATACGGACGAAAATGGTGTCTGTACGGCAACAGAAGATTATAAAGATGTTGCTGCTGTTGCAGAACAAATAGGAATTCCATATTATTCAGTGAATTTTGAGAAAGAGTACTGGGACCGTGTATTTGAATACTTCCTTCGCGAATATCGTCTAGGACGTACACCAAACCCAGATGTGATGTGTAATAAAGAAGTAAAGTTCCAAGCGTTTTTAGATTATGCACTGCAATTAGGAGCAGATTATGTGGCAATGGGCCACTATGCTCGTGTTGAGAAGGACGAAAACGGAATTGTTCACCTATTAAGAGGAAAGGACAATAATAAAGACCAAACGTATTTCTTAAGTCAATTGAACCAAAAGCAATTAGAAAAAGCGATGTTCCCAATTGGACACTTAGAGAAAAAAGAAGTGCGTGAGATTGCTGAAAAGTATGATCTTGCGACTGCCAAGAAGAAAGATTCAACTGGCGTATGTTTCATCGGAGAACGTAACTTCAATGAGTTCTTATCAAACTATTTGCCAGCTAAACCTGGTAAAATGGTGACCCTTGATGGAGAAGTAAAAGGCGACCACGCTGGACTGATGTACTACACAATTGGACAACGCCAAGGTCTTGGTATCGGTGGCGGTGGTAAGACGAATGATCCATGGTTCGTTATCGGGAAAGACTTATCAACAAACACTTTATATGTTGGTCAAGGATTCCATCATCCAAACCTTTACTCAGATAGCTTAACAGCAACAGATATTCAATTTACGAACGATTTACCAAGAGAGAAAACGTTCGAATGTACGGCTAAATTTAGATACCGTCAACAAGATACAAAAGTGAAAGTTGTGTTAGATGAAAAGGACCCAACGAGGGCAACGGTAATTTTTGATGAACCTGTTCGTGCGATTACACCTGGCCAAGCTGTCGTATTTTATAACGGCGAAGAGTGCCTTGGTGGAGGCATCATTGATATAGCGTTTATGAACGGGGAAGAACGTCAATACGTTTAAAATTTTAAAGAAAGGAGATAGCCAATGAGCGAGGCTAATTATATTGTTGGAGAAGTACTGACAACATTTTTTGAGAATGCACAAAATTTTTACAAAGTTTTGTTAGTCCGTGTGATTGAGTCAAACTGCGTGTCAGTAGATGACGAGATTGTTGTTACAGGTATTTTCGGCCAAATTCATTCGGATATCTCCTATCGTTTTAATGGAAAAATTGTCTCTCATCCAAAATATGGGGAACAATTCCAAGCAGATAACTATCAACAAACACAACCTACTGGAAAAAGAGGTCTCATTCAATATTTTTCAAGCGCTCATTTTCCAGGAATTGGGGAGAAAACTGCCGAGAAAATCGTCGAAAAATTAGGAGAAGATGCCCTCGAACGCATATTAAATGACGGCAATGCTCTGGATGGAATTACAGGATTAACGAAAAAGAAAAAGGAAATGATTCGTGAAGTTATTACTCAAAATCAAGGCACAGAAAAACTGATGTTTGAGTTAACGAATTTAGGTTTTACTCCTTCTATCGCGCAAAAAATTATTGGAATGTTTAAAGATAAAGCTAAACAGATTTTAGACGAAGATCCTTATCTATTGTTACAAAAAATTGAAGGTCTTGGATTTAGGCGGATGGATAGTATTGCTCAATCAATGGGAATTGATCCTGATGATGCATCAAGAATAAAAGGTGCCTTATTTATTGTTACTAGAGACTTTTGCTACCAGACTGGCGATACTTATATTTCGAGTGAAGTCTTAATTACTCAAGCACAGCGTTTGTTAGAATCCTGTCAGAATTATTTAATTGATCCTGAAAAATTGGTAGATGCTTTGAATGATTTAATTCGAGAAGGCGTTGTTTATTCAGATGAAAGTAGAATTGCTATCGCTTCTCTTTATTTTGCAGAGCTTGGAATACGAAATGCAATTTCTAGAAGAGTGACTAATGAAAAAGACTCTCTTTCTAAAGAATCCATTAGTAAAGCGATTCAAAGGACTCAAGAAAAATTTGACATCATTTATGATGAATTCCAAAAAGAAGCCATTCATCAAATTATGAATGAACCGATATTTGTATTAACAGGTGGACCTGGTACGGGAAAAACAACGATTATAAATGCTGTGATTGATGTCTATTGCCAATTGAATGAAATTCAAGATGTAGAAGATGCTCTAGTTTTAGCAGCTCCGACAGGGCGTGCGGCTAAAAGAATGAATGAACTCACGGGATTTCCTTCATCAACAATCCATCGTTTGTTGGGAATTGCTATTGATAGTCCCGAAGAAAGTTTTGAAGATAAAGAGATTAATGGTGAGTTTTTAATCATTGATGAAATGTCAATGGTGGATACGTGGTTAATGAATCGTGTATTAAAGGCTTCTCCGGATCGTTTGAAGATATTGTTAGTCGGTGATAGTAACCAATTGCCTTCGGTTGGACCTGGTCAAGTCCTTACAGATTTACTTGAAACAAAATCAATTCCTTCAATGGAGTTGAAACGAATCCATCGTCAGACAAATCAATCTTCTATTGTAGAATTAGCTCACTGTATTAAAGATGGGTTTTTACCGAATAATTTCGCTCAAAAACAGCTAGATAGAAGTTTTCTACCATGTACTCCGGAGCGCCTAGTGTCGATTATCGAACAAGTAGTGGTCGCAGCTTTGAAAAAAGGCTACACGAAAAAAGATATTCAAGTATTAGCTCCTATGTACAAGGGAGACTCTGGAATAAACGCCATTAATCAAATGATGCAAGAAATATTAAATCCGAAAATTGGAAATAGTGTTCGTGAGGTGGAATCGTTTGATAGAGTGTTTCGTGTTGGAGACAAGGTTCTCCAATTAGTGAATCTTCCGGAGGAAAATGTTTATAACGGAGATATTGGGGAGATTACGGCAATTCAATTTGCAAAAGAAAATGAAGATCAAGTAGACAAGATTTATGTTCTATTTGACCAAACTGAGGTGGAGTACACTAGAACGGATTGGCAACAATTAACTTTAGCCTACTGCTGTTCCATTCATAAGGCGCAAGGCTCCGAATTTAAAATGGTGATTCTACCAATGGTTAATCAATATTCTAGAATGCTACAAAGAAATCTTCTGTATACAGCAGTTACTAGAGGTCAACAGTACTTAATTTTATGTGGAGAGGCTGGAGCCTTTCAAAAAAGCGCGACCACCATTTCCCCTAAAAGAGCAACTTTTTTACAAGAATTCCTTAGAGATTTGAGTACAAATGCTTTTGACGAATTTGTAGAAAAAATTGTAGAAGATAGCAGTGATACTCATTCATTTAATGTAGAGGAGTCCCATTCAAAAGAAAACGTCGTGTTAAATATGAGAATAATCGATGAGGACTTGATTTCACCGATGATTGGAATGGAGGATCTTTCTCCATATGACTTTATGAAAAGAAGTTAGAATTTTTTCTGACTTCTTTTTTGTTTTTCCAGGAATCAATTGATATCTGTCCTTGATATAAGGTAAAATGAATACAAATGATTATGAAAGAAGGACAGCAAATGAATAGACAAAAACATTTTTTAGTATCAGAAGATGCTGTGCCACCGGTTTTTTCTAAAGTTTTGCAAGCAAAGGAATTACTTGCTACTGGACAAGCAAAAGATGTAACCGAAGTAGTGAAAATGGTTGGCATCTCCAGAAGTGTGTACTACAAATATTATCGCAAAGTACAAGGTTTCTCCTCTGTGAATGCAGGAAGAAAAGCTTCTATCAATATTCATATGAAGAACATTAGAGGAACGTTAACGAAAACGCTAGATGTATTTGCGAGTCGTAACATGAATATTTTAACGATATTCCAAGGATTAGCCATTCATAGTGTAGCGGTTGTTCAAATTATGATTGATATTTCTGAAGCAACTGTTAGTGTAGAAGAAGTATTGAAGGAAATCAGCT
This Granulicatella adiacens ATCC 49175 DNA region includes the following protein-coding sequences:
- the mnmA gene encoding tRNA 2-thiouridine(34) synthase MnmA, whose translation is MSNEKIRVVVGMSGGVDSSVTALLLKEAGYDVIGIFMKNWDDTDENGVCTATEDYKDVAAVAEQIGIPYYSVNFEKEYWDRVFEYFLREYRLGRTPNPDVMCNKEVKFQAFLDYALQLGADYVAMGHYARVEKDENGIVHLLRGKDNNKDQTYFLSQLNQKQLEKAMFPIGHLEKKEVREIAEKYDLATAKKKDSTGVCFIGERNFNEFLSNYLPAKPGKMVTLDGEVKGDHAGLMYYTIGQRQGLGIGGGGKTNDPWFVIGKDLSTNTLYVGQGFHHPNLYSDSLTATDIQFTNDLPREKTFECTAKFRYRQQDTKVKVVLDEKDPTRATVIFDEPVRAITPGQAVVFYNGEECLGGGIIDIAFMNGEERQYV
- a CDS encoding cysteine desulfurase family protein, producing the protein MVNYIDYAATTPVHPEVLEVITKEMSSFGNPSSVYRIGREQKQKIERVRKAILKELQASPHDAVIFTSSGSEGNNLVFESIREHFAEEKGHIIISAVEHPSVRKSAEFLEQDGFEVTYLAPNRDGSVEVSSVEKALREDTRLVSIMTVNNETGARFPIEEIAALLKNTPTYFHTDAVQAFAQEEINVDGIDYLTASGHKIYAPKGIGFLYKSKDAPIHALIKGGGQELGFRAGTENVPYILGLEKAIQIVVNRRDELIQTYQKLREYLIAELTQKGIAFEINGLANPKNPHICNLWLKGRKATQTLIFNDLKDVSVSAGSACSAGSVQISPVLSAMYPDERGRLEESIRLSFGMGSTKEDIDAFVDAL
- a CDS encoding helix-turn-helix domain-containing protein, with the protein product MMISLRAARVNRNLTLLEAAKYLKINKDTLTKYEKDSTNLPYSLSKRMQELYEVPSENLYFGDTLSFVAQFKPLPEVE
- a CDS encoding ACT domain-containing protein, with the translated sequence MNRQKHFLVSEDAVPPVFSKVLQAKELLATGQAKDVTEVVKMVGISRSVYYKYYRKVQGFSSVNAGRKASINIHMKNIRGTLTKTLDVFASRNMNILTIFQGLAIHSVAVVQIMIDISEATVSVEEVLKEISSLENIISVELQSIE
- a CDS encoding cysteine desulfurase, with amino-acid sequence MAFTPTASLKGSNQVFSVSPTCKGYTLRDNGFTETKSGNFQLIRSLDNTIDDHRGLKLKVMVDKDKKSLKISTVTKNGLQTVDLYGKSNTAMAVEKLEFILEGLVERGVLEVTTK
- a CDS encoding universal stress protein; its protein translation is MFHEYEKILVPIDGSKEAKLAFDKAIEVAKRNHAKLLLSHVIDTRSLQTPTGFEGNFSDEIRKQAENLFAEYVDYAKSHNFTDVETVFEYGSPKVVISKQLTKNYDIDLIMMGATGLNAVERLFIGSVSEYVIRNASCDVLVVRTDLENKRP
- a CDS encoding ATP-dependent RecD-like DNA helicase, encoding MSEANYIVGEVLTTFFENAQNFYKVLLVRVIESNCVSVDDEIVVTGIFGQIHSDISYRFNGKIVSHPKYGEQFQADNYQQTQPTGKRGLIQYFSSAHFPGIGEKTAEKIVEKLGEDALERILNDGNALDGITGLTKKKKEMIREVITQNQGTEKLMFELTNLGFTPSIAQKIIGMFKDKAKQILDEDPYLLLQKIEGLGFRRMDSIAQSMGIDPDDASRIKGALFIVTRDFCYQTGDTYISSEVLITQAQRLLESCQNYLIDPEKLVDALNDLIREGVVYSDESRIAIASLYFAELGIRNAISRRVTNEKDSLSKESISKAIQRTQEKFDIIYDEFQKEAIHQIMNEPIFVLTGGPGTGKTTIINAVIDVYCQLNEIQDVEDALVLAAPTGRAAKRMNELTGFPSSTIHRLLGIAIDSPEESFEDKEINGEFLIIDEMSMVDTWLMNRVLKASPDRLKILLVGDSNQLPSVGPGQVLTDLLETKSIPSMELKRIHRQTNQSSIVELAHCIKDGFLPNNFAQKQLDRSFLPCTPERLVSIIEQVVVAALKKGYTKKDIQVLAPMYKGDSGINAINQMMQEILNPKIGNSVREVESFDRVFRVGDKVLQLVNLPEENVYNGDIGEITAIQFAKENEDQVDKIYVLFDQTEVEYTRTDWQQLTLAYCCSIHKAQGSEFKMVILPMVNQYSRMLQRNLLYTAVTRGQQYLILCGEAGAFQKSATTISPKRATFLQEFLRDLSTNAFDEFVEKIVEDSSDTHSFNVEESHSKENVVLNMRIIDEDLISPMIGMEDLSPYDFMKRS
- a CDS encoding replication-associated recombination protein A, translated to MNHQPLAYRMRPRTIEEVIGQEHLVSPGKIINRMVVAKQLSSMILYGPPGTGKTSIASAISGSTKVSFRQLNAATDTKKDLQIVAEEAKMSGSVILLLDEIHRLDKTKQDFLLPHIENGRIILVGATTENPYISINPAIRSRTQIFELKPLSPEDIIKALVNAIEDEERGLGKLDLDVSEEALNHFASSTNGDVRSALNALELAAKSTEPGEDGIIHITIQIAEECIQRKALSYDKDGDHHYDVISALQKSIRGSDVNAALHYAARLIEAGDLTSLMRRLLVISYEDIGLGNPQGAARAVSAVQAAERLGLPEARIPLANAIIELALSPKSNTAIRSIDSALSDVRKGRAISIPDYLKDAHYSGAPKLGRGIGYKYPHDYPEHFVKQQYLPDALKNEEYFKAEPTSSYEEALMKQYQKYRQNN